The segment AATGTAGAACATACACAGCTAGCTTGTACacagaaagaaaagaaaatatAGCAACTTCTCTCCAAACAGATCTAAAAGACTGTACAAATATACACTAGCTATTCCTGCATACCTGCAATGAAAAAAAAAGGGGGGGATTCTCTAGTTTCTCTTAAAAGCTAGTAAATCGTAATAACTCAAGTTATTTGCCACAGTGAAACAAGTACTAATCTGAATTTTCTCGGAAAGTAAATAGAAGGCAAATCATTTCAGGGTTCTCTTACCCCCTGGAGGTAAGATATAAAATGTTCACAAATCTTACATCACTCACAGCTACTTTAGGACTGCAGAGCAGCTTTAATTGGCCTTTTGACATGACTTGTTTAAACATCATTGGATGGCTTGTGGAAGTGAAAAGGAAAGAGGCTCTCCTTCTCACCTCGTCTCCTTCATGACACCATTGACCATTTCTAGCTCTAAAGTTCTGTTGAGGCAGAGCTGTTGGATCAAATGTAACGTCTCTGTGCGCGTCGTGTCATTTGTTTGTGTCAATTGGTCAGACCTGATGCTTGCCGAGTTGGGCCCTAGTTTTTCCACCTCCCGATTGGCCCAGTTTGGCAACAGCTTCCTTCCCTTTAGACTGCCTTTCCAGCAGCGTTGAGCCATATCCATTCTCTACATgaccctcttcttcctccacctccatgtCCTCTAGGTCTGGGCTGGAGTGGGCCCCTGTCcctaccacctctccctctctcccagcagCCGTCCTGTCATTACCCATGGAATTCACTTCTACTGCTCCCGTTTcatccttctcatcctcctccttctcaccATCATCATCTATTTCGTCCTCATCGCTATCTGAGTCAATAGCTATGGGTTCTGAAAGATACTTAGGCCCCCTCTGTTTTAAGGTGCTTCCGATTGTCTTGTTTTGGTCGCTCTTGGCCCCACAGTTGGGCTGGGTTGTGACCCTGGCCTCACTGCCAGACCCTGTTGAAATACCCAGCTGGAGAGTAGCACCACCGTTAGCCACAGCCCTCTCCTCCATGCGCTGAATGGCCTGCTCAGACCGTCCGATGCACATCCTGGACGTCcgcctctccactgtctctccacgGTCTCCTTTGCCCTCAAACAAGCACTCAGAGTCGAAGGTCAGTTCGTGGCTGAGCTGGCTGATGTCCTGCATGTTGAAGCCCAGCAACACCTCAGCCTTCTGGGTCTCACAGTCCCGCGTGCATTTCCTCCTGCGGTTGGTGAAGTGGCTGGAGATATCAGACTTCCACAACCACAGACTTGAGGCTAGTTTTTCCACCTCCCTACGCGTTGGGTAGGGCTCGCGGTTGAAGTACTGCGAAAGGAAGGCTTTCCGCGCCTCGTACGACTCATCCTCGTGACCTTTGGGGTCAAGGATCAGGTTGACAGGGTCATCTGGATTCTCTACAAAAGCTGCAgggctctctggctctccaggCGGAAGCTTAAGCCGCTTTGGGTCGTTTGGGTCACAGTTTTCGAAGCCGGCACGTTTGAGGCTAATACCCTGGGCCTGGGAGACCCTGGGGGAGGGCGCAGGCCTGCTGTCCTGCCCGTTCTGGGTCTTTCCCACACCACGGCAGTGGACGAGGTGCAGTGTGATGGTGGAGGCTGTCATGTTGCTTGTGTACACACCCAAGCAGTGGATACATTTGTAGGTGAGTTTTTTCTCCACCGGGTGCACGGTTTGGATAACCTGATGCCTCTCTCTCAGATGGTGTGCCAGTGCATCAGAGATGGGGCCCTTGAGGATGGAGAAGCACAGCGGGCACAGAGTCTTGCCCACGTCTTTCTTGTACGGTACGGCCGCCTGAGGTGCACTCTTGGCAGGCGAGCCATCTTCTGAATCAGAGGGCATCTTTGGGGGTTGGCTGGGCACGGTCCTCTTGCCCGTCTGTGTGGACGACGAGGCACTCTGGGCATGGAGGGCCATGGACTCCTGCGGTGCGTCTCTCATGTTGTAGGTGGTGACAATCAGCTGGACGTTCTTGGGGTTTCCCTGCTGAAGAGTGAGGTCGAAAGTCAGAGGGGAATCGGTGCGCGGCCCCACCGTCTCGTCCGGGTGAGACTGTCGCATGTGCGAAACCATCTTCTCCACGTCGTTGAAGGTGGCGCGGCAGTGCGGGCACGACAGGCCGTGGATCAGCATGTGGTTGAGGAGTGTGTCGCTGGGCAGGTAGCGGTTGCAGTACAGACACTTGCTGGTGAAGTTGTGGATCTTCATGATGTAGTTGGCCACGGCAGGTACTTTTTCCGCCTTGTGCTCCTTCTCAAAGTGCGAGCTGTACACATTCTCAGGGAAGAGCTCGTTGCAGATGGTGCAGATTTTCCACTTCTGTGTGTACGACGTGCCCAGGACAGAGCTACTCCCCTTCCCCTTGGCCGTGACTGAGGCCACCGTGGCGGCAGCAGCCTGGACCCGGGAGTTGAGCGTAGACGAGGAGGAACTCACCACTATGGGGCTCCGCAAACCACCAGTGAGGTTCTGTTTGGCTGCTTGAGAATGCTGGGGCACAGATACCTTTGCGTTGCCAGGCAAAGTGATTCTCACCTGCTGCCCGCCTATAGAGAAGGATTGGGTAGTCCCACTTTTTAACCCAAACGCCCCCTGCTTCAGGTGAACCCCAGACAGGAGTCCCGTTGAGCTCAGGCCTGACTTTGGGATGACAATCCTGCTGAGGTTCTGGGTAGAAACGGAGCGGACCCCCCCCACCGTAGTGGTCACTAGCTGACCTTTAGGTCCTACCCCGATGACAGTCTTATCCCCCGTCTTTGGGGATACCACGATGACAGGTTTGGCGCGAGGTACCACCACGTTTGTGTGACCAATCATGGCGGTCACCTGGTAACCGATTCGCTCGTGGTCCTCAATAACATGCTGCACCAGTGCCTCATAGGTGCGTGGCAAAAAGAGGCAACGCTTGCAGTGGATGGTGTTGCTGTTGGCGTTAGCATTACCGCTGCGGTCTGTGTTCCCTGTGCCCGTGGTGGTACCTGCTGCAGCACCGTTGGGCGTGGCCTTTTCCTCAAGCTTAACCAGGTAGGGCTTGGCCACATGCTGAAAGTGTTCTCGGTAGATGTGTTTGCGCACCACGTTGTAAAGCGGGTCCCTGTAGGTGCACTTCTTGCAGTAGTACACCGCCTGCTCGATactctctccaggcctcttgcCTAGTTGCATGCCGTCCTTCAGCCCACCCAATGCCCCCTGCATGCCCCCGGGGCCCTGGCGAACCACGTTGTTGGGCATGTGGAACAGCTTGATGTGCGTCTCCAGAGTCTTCTTGTTCCCATTGTAGGTGCAGTAGGGGCAGTTAAGCAGGATGCGGCTCTCGAAGTCCTCACTGTGGACATTGCGGAAGTGACTCTTGTACGCTGAGAAaaatttggaggaaaaagggcagCCGGAACAGCAGAAAGGCTTTGATCTGTAGTCctgggagatggggggaggggagatAAGAGAGTGGTCAGTCGTGTGATGACATTTACTCCATGTAAATACAACgttatttattgaaaataaacagacaacaacccaGTTAAAAGCTTTTAAGAGACAAAAGAGCAACAACGCTAAAATACAAGGTGTTCCAGTGTACCCCTCCAGGCAGGCCGTGAGCCACTCACCTGGGATTTGGTCAGTGAAGGATCCCACACACATACATCATCCCAGGTGGTGTGCTTGATGTAGAACTCGTTATTATCAGGGACATAGTCTTTATAGTCCTAAAGGGGAGAGAAATACACGATTAATCACAATTCATATAGAGTCAATACAAAACGTCAAGTCTGATAGAGATGATTTGCTAGGAGTCGACGACCTATCGTAGTTGCGGACTGGGCTCATTTATTATAACGTCAAACAGACGGGAGAAATTTGAGGCTTCCTAAGTTGATGGCTGAAATATTTCTAGACTGATTAATTAAATGTGTTATTAATGAATGAGCTATTATCTCTTCAGTGTGATAATGTGTATCAAGGGGCATGCTCACACATGGATGACGGAACAGAGCAAACTATGTGCTGCTCACCTCAATGTGGTCTTTACAAAACTCCAGGCCAATGTCTCCCAGAACCCGCTTGACATTTCTCCTGGCTTTCCGTAAGCTGCCCAGGTTGTTGACCGGGAGCTGGAACATTCTGCCCACCTGGAAAAGGGAGGGACACAGGTAGGTGGACAGGGGAGAGCAATAGGTGAGATCAGGGGCGTATTCATTAGACGAGGACCGTAATAaacagttgctaaacgttttgcaacggaaaacatTTACTCCAAACGGAAAACGTTTCGCAATGAaaacaaattcaggtaggtcccgccCCCGTTTCAttctgtttgcttccatttagttcctagtgaatacaccccaggtcaACATATGAACTGATCATTGTTGTAGAGAGCAGCCTTCAGTAGACCCAAAACAAAAACCCTGGGTGATGGAAACACACTTCCCAAATAACACAGGAGCTAATATCCACTTCAGTGATTTTTACTCTACTGCCCCTATGAAACAATGCCACAAGAATACCTGCTGCCTGCCAGTCACCTTTCATCATAAATCCATCAGTGGTTTACCTCAGCAGCATCACTCAAGTCTATCCTTTATGACCTTACCACTACCACCTTcatacgtctgtctgtctgggctgtTTGGTTTGCTATATTCAAGCCAATGATGCACAATGGTAATACTATAGAATTGATTCTCTATTCAGGTCAAAGGTCAGGACAAGATGCTTTAGCAACAAGCAGTACAAGGCCAAACACTcttcatccatccacccacccactgaTGCCATTGCTCTTGTTGTGTGTTCCAGaagatggaacattgctgctgagCTGAATGTTGTCTGGCTGCCCGACTACCTTGCTGGCTGAATGTTGTCTGGCTGCCTGACTACCTTGCTGGCTGAATGTTGTCTGGCTGCCTGACTACCTTGCTGGCTGAATGTTGTCTGGCTGCCCGACTACCTTGCTGGCTGAATGTTGTCTGGCTGCCTGACTACCTTGCTGGCTGAATGTTGTCTGGCTGCCTGACTACCTTGCTGGCTGAATGTTGTCTGGCTGCCCGACTACCTTGCTGGCTGAATGTTGTCTGGCTGCCTGACTACCTTGCTGGCTGAATGTTGTCTGGCTGCCCGACTACCTTGCTGGCTGAATGTTGTCTGGCTGCCTGACTACCTTGCTGGCTGAATGTTGTCTGGCTGCCTGACTACCTTGCTGGCTGAATGTTGTCTGGCTGCCTGACTACCTTGCTGGCTGAATGTTGTCTGGCTGCCTGACTACCTTGCTGAGCTGAATGTTGTCTGGCTGCCCGACTACATTGCTGGCTGGGCTTACTCCTGCCGATGCTTTCTCCCATGGCTTGTAGATGGCGCTAGAGGACAGCTCTGCCTCCATTATGTAAGGCCTCCATTGCTCTGCCTACCCCCTTTTCTGCGATCACG is part of the Oncorhynchus masou masou isolate Uvic2021 chromosome 33, UVic_Omas_1.1, whole genome shotgun sequence genome and harbors:
- the LOC135527781 gene encoding activity-dependent neuroprotector homeobox protein-like, encoding MFQLPVNNLGSLRKARRNVKRVLGDIGLEFCKDHIEDYKDYVPDNNEFYIKHTTWDDVCVWDPSLTKSQDYRSKPFCCSGCPFSSKFFSAYKSHFRNVHSEDFESRILLNCPYCTYNGNKKTLETHIKLFHMPNNVVRQGPGGMQGALGGLKDGMQLGKRPGESIEQAVYYCKKCTYRDPLYNVVRKHIYREHFQHVAKPYLVKLEEKATPNGAAAGTTTGTGNTDRSGNANANSNTIHCKRCLFLPRTYEALVQHVIEDHERIGYQVTAMIGHTNVVVPRAKPVIVVSPKTGDKTVIGVGPKGQLVTTTVGGVRSVSTQNLSRIVIPKSGLSSTGLLSGVHLKQGAFGLKSGTTQSFSIGGQQVRITLPGNAKVSVPQHSQAAKQNLTGGLRSPIVVSSSSSTLNSRVQAAAATVASVTAKGKGSSSVLGTSYTQKWKICTICNELFPENVYSSHFEKEHKAEKVPAVANYIMKIHNFTSKCLYCNRYLPSDTLLNHMLIHGLSCPHCRATFNDVEKMVSHMRQSHPDETVGPRTDSPLTFDLTLQQGNPKNVQLIVTTYNMRDAPQESMALHAQSASSSTQTGKRTVPSQPPKMPSDSEDGSPAKSAPQAAVPYKKDVGKTLCPLCFSILKGPISDALAHHLRERHQVIQTVHPVEKKLTYKCIHCLGVYTSNMTASTITLHLVHCRGVGKTQNGQDSRPAPSPRVSQAQGISLKRAGFENCDPNDPKRLKLPPGEPESPAAFVENPDDPVNLILDPKGHEDESYEARKAFLSQYFNREPYPTRREVEKLASSLWLWKSDISSHFTNRRRKCTRDCETQKAEVLLGFNMQDISQLSHELTFDSECLFEGKGDRGETVERRTSRMCIGRSEQAIQRMEERAVANGGATLQLGISTGSGSEARVTTQPNCGAKSDQNKTIGSTLKQRGPKYLSEPIAIDSDSDEDEIDDDGEKEEDEKDETGAVEVNSMGNDRTAAGREGEVVGTGAHSSPDLEDMEVEEEEGHVENGYGSTLLERQSKGKEAVAKLGQSGGGKTRAQLGKHQV